A region of Toxorhynchites rutilus septentrionalis strain SRP chromosome 1, ASM2978413v1, whole genome shotgun sequence DNA encodes the following proteins:
- the LOC129767494 gene encoding NECAP-like protein CG9132: MEYESVVLVKHEVFVYKIPPRQSNRGYRAADWNLAEPTWTGRLRMVSKGKTLAVKLEDKNSGALFANCPIESYPGLAIESVSDSSRYFVLRIQDDNGRNAFIGLGFGDRSDSFDMNVALQDHFKWVKNEEQIEKEKVEPKQQLDLGFKEGETIKINMKITKKDGSEAGARSAAGKKSGGLGLLPPPPGGNKIAPPTTLSPSHQPTAGSAGQTEWGEFTSAGAKPQAAATTPSKTNANWVQF; this comes from the exons ATGGAGTACGAAAGCGTTGTGCTGGTCAAACACGAAGTATTTGTGTACAAAATTCCACCCCGACAAAGCAATCGTGGCTACCGTGCGGCCGACTGGAATCTGGCCGAGCCCACATGGACTGGAAGACTGCGTATGGTTTCCAAAGGAAAGACGTTGGCCGTCAAGCTGGAAGATAAAAACTCGGGCGCATTGTTCGCCAACTGTCCGATCGAATCGTACCCCGGGCTGGCTATTGAGTCTGTTTCCGACAGCTCGCGATATTTCGTCCTCCGAATACAGGACGATAACG GTAGGAACGCATTTATCGGACTGGGCTTTGGGGACCGATCCGATTCCTTCGATATGAACGTGGCCCTGCAGGATCACTTCAAATGGGTTAAGAACGAGGAACAAATCGAGAAGGAAAAGGTGGAACCCAAGCAACAGTTGGACCTGGGATTTAAAGAGGGCGAAACTAtcaaaataaatatgaaaataacG AAGAAAGACGGATCGGAAGCAGGTGCTAGATCTGCTGCAGGTAAGAAAAGCGGTGGATTGGGACTGCTTCCTCCACCGCCCGGTGGTAATAAGATTGCACCGCCGACGACTTTGTCGCCATCTCATCAACCTACGGCTGGTTCCGCGGGACAGACAGAGTGGGGCGAATTTACCTCCGCGGG AGCAAAGCCACAAGCTGCAGCAACGACGCCGAGCAAAACGAACGCTAACTGGGTGCAATTCTAA
- the LOC129767460 gene encoding E3 ubiquitin-protein ligase TM129, which translates to MTQESAIVFTIFYALLCFCIVYPSTEFVSAGLTIDRLFSSTLGSERMSFVDYHIRRTSLNLMVHSMLPIMYIRVYFMQFNNDENAADLAQDVYSAVSIAWKFLVITAVLLPGLVAVAIYHWSRNNWANHPIAKRLGKFTDGNRMRDWRMVAANINDEYRRDHNVVIKMNPVSRIVVTESWVIKTTSYWLNVAHQDDTALIAYKSDTHDVSQDAFETVQYVNIAVKSTRPGIREFSIRVNALDFKDLQDRINRPITILSSVKFHRSVVERFVDVFKDQVAQNPTYRLGSNITIDDLDSCFACMHTQPNIKIQKNCLDVDEVGEALPEARCCQVCNCRPMWCIDCVAKWFASRQEQSERDSWLQQKCTCPMCRARFCVLDVSYIEKR; encoded by the exons ATGACTCAGGAAAGCGCAATTGTTTTCACCATCTTTTACGCGTTGTTATGTTTCTGCATCGTGTATCCCTCGACGGAATTTGTGTCCGCCGGTTTGACCATCGACAGACTTTTTTCATCGACCCTCGGATCCGAGAGGATGAGCTTCGTAGATTACCATATTCGTCGGACAAGCCTCAACTTAATGGTTCATTCGATGTTGCCGATAATGTACATCCGGGTGTATTTTATGCAATTTAACAATGACGAGAATGCAGCGGATTTAGCTCAAGATGTTTATTCGGCTGTCAGTATAGCGTGGAAGTTTCTGGTGATAACAGCTGTGCTCTTGCCGGGTTTGGTAGCCGTAGCCATATACCATTGGTCTCGGAACAATTGGGCTAATCATCCGATTGCTAAGCGACTGGGAAAGTTTACCGATGGAAATAGAATGAGAGATTGGCGCATGGTGGCTGCAAACATAAATGATGAGTACAGAAGAGATCATAATGTCGTGATTAAAATGAACCCCGTCTCACGAATTGTAGTGACCGAAAGCTGGGTCATAAAAACTACTTCGTATTGGTTGAACGTGGCTCATCAAGATGATACCGCCTTGATTGCGTATAAG AGCGACACCCATGATGTCAGTCAGGATGCCTTCGAAACGGTCCAATACGTGAACATCGCCGTGAAATCTACCCGTCCGGGCATTCGAGAATTTTCAATCCGCGTCAATGCGCTTGACTTCAAGGACTTGCAAGATCGTATCAATCGACCGATTACGATCCTATCGAGCGTCAAATTCCACCGTTCAGTAGTGGAACGatttgtcgatgttttcaaGGATCAAGTCGCACAAAATCCGACCTACCGGTTGGGATCCAATATCACCATAGATGATTTGGACAGCTGTTTTGCGTGTATGCATACACAGCCGAATATaaagattcagaaaaattgtcTCGATGTAGATGAAGTTGGGGAAGCACTGCCAGAGGCACGCTGCTGTCAGGTTTGTAACTGCCGGCCAATGTGGTGCATTGATTGCGTGGCCAAGTGGTTCGCCTCAAGACAGGAACAGTCGGAGAGGGATTCTTGGTTACAGCAGAAATGCACTTGCCCCATGTGTAGAGCTAGATTTTGTGTATTGGATGTGAGTTATATTGAAAAAAGATAA